A window from Solanum stenotomum isolate F172 chromosome 5, ASM1918654v1, whole genome shotgun sequence encodes these proteins:
- the LOC125866354 gene encoding guanylate kinase 2-like isoform X2, giving the protein MGEAPAFFADSLMGDFPKKVDSKLKGNERAIVVGSKIYVIDGVDHELGSTIGVRIFDKSSGEWRIPIVLGAKPKPSKDYSAVLLNDDRVLVVRGSSGSSECFWFLEVGTPFVRQHEKTLGNEVVAWSKGVLGNVEKPIVISGPSGVGKGTLISKLMKEFPSMFGFSVSHTTRAPRAKEQNGIHYHFTDRNVMEREVKDGKFLEFASVHGNLYGTSVEAVEAVADAGKRCILDIDVQGARSVRASALEAIFIFISPPSFEELEKRLRARATETEEQIQKRLLNARAELEQGKSSGLFDHILVNDDLETCYEKLKNTLCLREAAKSAPKTKSFNLSIEHPVSKIDQKLLINCGAAEHENASNNTYVVDLSLLKGGAPGRTRGLNIYAINPLTDDVNCNNQLHLTSRFD; this is encoded by the exons ATG GGAGAAGCTCCAGCTTTCTTTGCTGATAGTCTTATGGGAGATTTTCCAAAGAAAGTTGATTCGAAATTGAAGGGCAATGAAAGGGCTATCGTTGTTGGGAGTAAAATA TATGTGATTGATGGGGTTGATCATGAATTGGGGTCGACTATTGGAGTTCGAATCTTTGATAAGTCTAGTGGGGAATG GAGAATCCCCATTGTGTTGGGAGCAAAACCCAAGCCATCTAAGGACTACTCAGCTGTGCTTTTAAATGATGATCGCGTGTTAGTTGTTAGAGGGAGCTCTGGTTCTAGTGAATGCTTTTGGTTTCTTGAG GTGGGCACTCCATTTGTTAGACAACATGAAAAGACTTTAGGGAATGAGGTGGTTGCCTGGAGCAAAGGAGTTTTAGGCAATGTTGAGAAGCCTATTGTCATTAGTGGCCCTTCTGGAGTGGGTAAGGGTACCTTGATATCAAAGCTAATGAAAGAATTTCCATCCATGTTCGGATTTTCCGTGAGTCACACAACTCGAGCACCAAGAGCGAAGGAGCAGAATGGGATTCATTACCATTTTACTGACCGCAATGTGATGGAGAGAGAGGTAAAGGATGGCAAGTTTCTTGAGTTTGCTTCTGTTCATGGTAATCTCTATGGAACAAGTGTAGAAGCTGTTGAGGCTGTTGCTGATGCTGGCAAG AGATGTATCCTTGATATCGATGTTCAAGGAGCAAGGTCTGTGAGGGCTAGCGCTCTTGAAgccattttcattttcatctctCCTCCTTCTTTTGAAGAGCTTGAGAAGCGTCTTCGTGCAAG GGCAACTGAGACCGAGGAACAAATCCAAAAGCGTCTCCTGAATGCTAGGGCAGAACTTGAACAAGGAAAATCATCTGGTCTGTTTGATCATATTTTGGTAAACGATGATCTTGAAACTTGTTATGAGAAACTCAAG AACACTTTGTGTCTAAGAGAAGCTGCGAAATCTGCTCCTAAGACAA AATCATTCAACTTGTCCATCGAACATCCAGTGTCAAAGATCGATCAAAAGCTTCTGATCAACTGTGGTGCTGCGGAACATGAAAATGCATCAAATAACAC GTACGTTGTGGACTTGTCTTTGCTCAAAGGAGGAGCCCCTGGACGGACAAGAGGACTAAACATATATGCTATTAATCCTTTGACTGATGATGTAAACTGCAACAACCAGCTACACTTAACATCCCGTTTTGACTGA
- the LOC125866354 gene encoding guanylate kinase 2-like isoform X1, with product MGEAPAFFADSLMGDFPKKVDSKLKGNERAIVVGSKIYVIDGVDHELGSTIGVRIFDKSSGEWRIPIVLGAKPKPSKDYSAVLLNDDRVLVVRGSSGSSECFWFLEVGTPFVRQHEKTLGNEVVAWSKGVLGNVEKPIVISGPSGVGKGTLISKLMKEFPSMFGFSVSHTTRAPRAKEQNGIHYHFTDRNVMEREVKDGKFLEFASVHGNLYGTSVEAVEAVADAGKRCILDIDVQGARSVRASALEAIFIFISPPSFEELEKRLRARATETEEQIQKRLLNARAELEQGKSSGLFDHILVNDDLETCYEKLKNTLCLREAAKSAPKTIPESFNLSIEHPVSKIDQKLLINCGAAEHENASNNTYVVDLSLLKGGAPGRTRGLNIYAINPLTDDVNCNNQLHLTSRFD from the exons ATG GGAGAAGCTCCAGCTTTCTTTGCTGATAGTCTTATGGGAGATTTTCCAAAGAAAGTTGATTCGAAATTGAAGGGCAATGAAAGGGCTATCGTTGTTGGGAGTAAAATA TATGTGATTGATGGGGTTGATCATGAATTGGGGTCGACTATTGGAGTTCGAATCTTTGATAAGTCTAGTGGGGAATG GAGAATCCCCATTGTGTTGGGAGCAAAACCCAAGCCATCTAAGGACTACTCAGCTGTGCTTTTAAATGATGATCGCGTGTTAGTTGTTAGAGGGAGCTCTGGTTCTAGTGAATGCTTTTGGTTTCTTGAG GTGGGCACTCCATTTGTTAGACAACATGAAAAGACTTTAGGGAATGAGGTGGTTGCCTGGAGCAAAGGAGTTTTAGGCAATGTTGAGAAGCCTATTGTCATTAGTGGCCCTTCTGGAGTGGGTAAGGGTACCTTGATATCAAAGCTAATGAAAGAATTTCCATCCATGTTCGGATTTTCCGTGAGTCACACAACTCGAGCACCAAGAGCGAAGGAGCAGAATGGGATTCATTACCATTTTACTGACCGCAATGTGATGGAGAGAGAGGTAAAGGATGGCAAGTTTCTTGAGTTTGCTTCTGTTCATGGTAATCTCTATGGAACAAGTGTAGAAGCTGTTGAGGCTGTTGCTGATGCTGGCAAG AGATGTATCCTTGATATCGATGTTCAAGGAGCAAGGTCTGTGAGGGCTAGCGCTCTTGAAgccattttcattttcatctctCCTCCTTCTTTTGAAGAGCTTGAGAAGCGTCTTCGTGCAAG GGCAACTGAGACCGAGGAACAAATCCAAAAGCGTCTCCTGAATGCTAGGGCAGAACTTGAACAAGGAAAATCATCTGGTCTGTTTGATCATATTTTGGTAAACGATGATCTTGAAACTTGTTATGAGAAACTCAAG AACACTTTGTGTCTAAGAGAAGCTGCGAAATCTGCTCCTAAGACAA TACCAGAATCATTCAACTTGTCCATCGAACATCCAGTGTCAAAGATCGATCAAAAGCTTCTGATCAACTGTGGTGCTGCGGAACATGAAAATGCATCAAATAACAC GTACGTTGTGGACTTGTCTTTGCTCAAAGGAGGAGCCCCTGGACGGACAAGAGGACTAAACATATATGCTATTAATCCTTTGACTGATGATGTAAACTGCAACAACCAGCTACACTTAACATCCCGTTTTGACTGA
- the LOC125866346 gene encoding calcium-dependent protein kinase 32-like, whose amino-acid sequence MGNCCAAPKTSETEEKKRGKNKPNPFSVDYAHGNGHKSYVLDNPTGTDIEATYELGRELGRGEFGVTYLSTDKVSGDVYACKSISKKKLRTRVDIEDVRREVEIMKHLPKHPNIVTLKDTYEDDNAVHIVMELCEGGELFDRIVARGHYTERAAAAVTRTIVEVIQMCHKHGVMHRDLKPENFLFENKKETAPLKAIDFGLSVFFKPGERFNEIVGSPYYMAPEVLKRDYGPEVDVWSAGVILYILLCGVPPFWAETEQGVAQAIIRSAVNFKRDPWPKVSDNAKDLVKKMLNPDPSKRLTAQEVLDHPWIQNAKKAPNVSLGETVKARLKQFSMMNKLKKRALRVIAEHLTVDEVAGIKEGFQLMDIGNRGKIDVNELRVGLQKLGHQIPESDVQILMDVGDVDKDGFLDYGEFVAISVHLRKMANEEHLKKAFDFFDRNQNGYIEIEELREALDDEIETNSEEVINAIMQDVDTDKDGRISYDEFSTMMKAGTDWRKASRQYSRERYNSLSLKLMKDGSLQS is encoded by the exons ATGGGTAATTGTTGTGCAGCACCAAAAACTTCAGAAACAGAGGAGAAGAAAAGGGGGAAGAATAAGCCAAACCCATTTTCTGTTGATTATGCTCATGGGAATGGACATAAATCTTATGTGTTGGATAATCCAACTGGTACTGATATTGAGGCAACGTATGAGTTAGGGCGTGAGCTTGGTCGAGGTGAATTTGGGGTTACATATTTGTCTACTGACAAAGTAAGTGGAGATGTGTATGCTTGTAAATCAATATCGAAGAAGAAACTTAGGACTCGAGTGGATATCGAGGATGTAAGGAGAGAAGTTGAGATCATGAAGCATTTGCCTAAGCATCCTAATATTGTCACCTTAAAGGATACTTATGAGGATGATAATGCAGTGCATATAGTTATGGAGCTGTGTGAGGGTGGTGAGCTATTTGATCGGATCGTTGCAAGGGGGCATTATACTGAGAGGGCAGCAGCTGCTGTGACTCGCACAATTGTTGAAGTGATTCAG ATGTGCCATAAGCATGGAGTTATGCATCGTGACCTCAAACCTGAAAATTTCTTGTTTGAAAACAAGAAAGAGACAGCACCATTGAAGGCAATTGATTTTGGTCTCTCAGTATTCTTTAAGCCTG GTGAGAGATTTAACGAAATTGTGGGAAGTCCGTACTACATGGCGCCCGAGGTGCTGAAGAGAGACTATGGTCCAGAAGTAGATGTGTGGAGTGCTGGAGTAATTCTCTACATCTTGCTATGTGGTGTTCCACCATTTTGGGCAG AAACTGAACAAGGAGTTGCTCAAGCGATCATTCGTTCTGCTGTAAATTTTAAAAGGGACCCTTGGCCTAAGGTCTCCGACAATGCAAAAGACCTTGTGAAGAAGATGCTTAACCCTGATCCTAGCAAGAGGCTTACTGCTCAAGAAGTTCTAG ATCATCCCTGGATACAAAATGCAAAGAAGGCTCCAAATGTTTCTTTGGGTGAAACAGTGAAAGCAAGGCTCAAGCAATTCTCTATGATGAACAAGCTAAAGAAAAGAGCGTTAAGG GTGATTGCTGAGCATTTGACAGTGGACGAAGTGGCTGGAATAAAGGAGGGATTCCAATTGATGGATATAGGTAACAGAGGGAAGATTGACGTTAACGAGTTGAGAGTTGGGTTGCAGAAACTTGGCCATCAAATTCCCGAATCTGATGTACAAATTCTTATGGATGTT GGTGATGTCGATAAAGATGGATTTTTGGACTACGGGGAATTTGTAGCAATTTCAGTCCATCTAAGAAAGATGGCAAATGAGGAGCACCTGAAGAAGgcatttgatttttttgataGGAACCAAAATGGATATATAGAGATTGAGGAGTTAAGGGAAGCCTTAGATGACGAGATTGAAACCAACAGCGAAGAAGTTATCAATGCTATTATGCAAGATGTAGACACTGACAAG GATGGACGGATAAGTTACGATGAATTCTCTACTATGATGAAGGCTGGAACAGATTGGAGGAAGGCGTCAAGACAGTATTCACGAGAACGATATAATAGTCTCAGTTTGAAACTGATGAAGGATGGATCCTTACAAAGCTAG
- the LOC125866341 gene encoding zinc finger CCCH domain-containing protein 30-like, with translation MNMNHLTVETEDTLASLLEIASNNDIDAFKRWIEHDLSSVHEVGLWYGRQKGSRQMVLEHRTPLMVAAMYGSIDVLKLILSLAGVDVNRSCGRDNSTALHCAASGGSLNAVDAVKLLLEAGADPNFKDAYGHRPLDVLVISLKDHTMKSCLENLLKTDGMGDCNLRVSMASSNSNSPPLSPSLGNISPSSASDTTSSPRSAKSNDLPVPSPPEKKEYPIDPSLPDIKNSIYSTDEFRMFSFKIKPCSRAYSHDWTECPFVHPGENARRRDPRKYHYSCVPCPEFRKGACRRGDMCEYAHGVFECWLHPAQYRTRLCKDGTNCDRRVCFFAHMQEELRPLYVSTGSAVLSPRSNASAANAMDFAAAMGLIPGSPSSVSVMSPSPFTPPMSPSANGVSNMGWPPQNVPALHLPGSNLQSSRLRSSLNARDIPAKDLTMLSDFDVQQQQLLNGLSCLSQSSMSANSFNRSVRPKTLTPSNLEDLFSAEGSSPRFSDQALSQAVFSPTHKSAVFNQYLQQQKAMLSPINTNFSPRNVDNPLLQGSFGVPSSRSMSPRGMEPISPMSSRVSMFAQGDKQHQFRSLSSRDFGSSAASAIAGSPSDTWSNWGIAPGKPDWAVNSEEFGRLRRSSSFELANNGEEPDLSWVQSLVKESPQEAKNKSASRVSGLTVSDADITEGSTSGSQIEQYDQLGAWMEQMKLDQLIAR, from the coding sequence ATGAATATGAATCATTTGACTGTTGAAACTGAAGATACTCTTGCTAGCTTGCTTGAAATTGCATCCAACAACGATATAGATGCTTTTAAAAGATGGATTGAGCATGATCTATCCAGTGTTCATGAGGTTGGGTTGTGGTATGGGCGTCAAAAGGGCTCAAGGCAAATGGTTCTCGAGCATAGAACCCCTTTAATGGTTGCTGCTATGTATGGTAGTATTGATGTTTTAAAGCTGATTCTTTCTCTAGCTGGAGTTGATGTGAATCGTTCTTGTGGCCGTGATAATAGCACTGCCCTTCATTGTGCTGCCTCAGGTGGATCTTTGAATGCTGTTGATGCTGTCAAGTTGCTTTTAGAAGCTGGTGCTGACCCAAACTTCAAAGATGCCTATGGTCATCGCCCTCTTGATGTTTTAGTTATTTCTCTGAAGGATCACACCATGAAATCGTGTCTAGAAAATCTGCTCAAAACTGATGGAATGGGAGATTGCAACCTGAGGGTGTCTATGGCCAGTTCAAACTCAAATTCTCCACCACTTTCGCCTTCTCTTGGAAATATATCCCCATCTTCTGCTTCAGATACAACTTCTTCCCCGAGGAGTGCAAAATCTAATGACCTCCCTGTGCCCTCTCCTCCAGAGAAGAAAGAATACCCGATTGATCCTTCCTTACCTGACATAAAAAACAGCATCTACTCCACAGATGAATTCAGGATGTTCTCATTTAAGATTAAGCCTTGCTCTCGTGCATACTCCCATGATTGGACTGAATGTCCATTTGTCCATCCAGGTGAAAATGCTCGAAGAAGAGATCCAAGAAAGTACCACTACAGCTGTGTACCTTGCCCTGAGTTCCGCAAGGGAGCTTGCAGACGAGGGGACATGTGCGAATATGCTCATGGAGTTTTTGAGTGCTGGTTGCATCCTGCACAATATCGAACCCGGCTTTGCAAAGATGGTACAAACTGTGATAGAAGAGTTTGTTTCTTTGCCCACATGCAAGAGGAACTCAGGCCACTGTATGTCTCTACTGGTTCTGCTGTTCTGTCACCTCGATCAAATGCTTCTGCTGCCAATGCAATGGATTTTGCTGCTGCAATGGGCCTTATACCAGGTTCTCCATCCTCAGTCTCTGTCATGTCCCCGTCACCGTTCACTCCTCCAATGTCTCCCTCGGCTAATGGTGTTTCAAACATGGGTTGGCCACCACAAAATGTCCCAGCTTTGCATCTTCCTGGAAGCAATCTTCAGTCCAGTCGCTTGCGTTCATCACTAAATGCAAGAGATATCCCTGCTAAAGACCTGACTATGTTGTCTGATTTTGATGTGCAGCAACAGCAGCTACTAAATGGACTGTCTTGCCTATCCCAGTCCAGCATGAGTGCTAATTCTTTTAACCGTTCAGTTCGTCCTAAGACCTTAACCCCTTCGAATCTCGAGGATTTATTTTCTGCTGAGGGCTCATCTCCTAGATTTTCTGACCAAGCTTTATCTCAAGCTGTTTTTTCCCCAACCCACAAGTCCGCAGTTTTCAACCAATACCTGCAGCAGCAGAAGGCTATGTTGTCTCCGATTAATACAAATTTTTCACCAAGAAATGTTGACAATCCTCTATTGCAGGGCTCTTTTGGAGTTCCTTCATCACGGAGTATGTCTCCCCGAGGAATGGAACCAATCTCACCAATGAGTTCCCGTGTCTCAATGTTTGCTCAAGGTGACAAGCAACATCAATTTAGGAGTCTCAGCTCTCGTGATTTTGGCTCCAGTGCTGCTTCTGCCATTGCTGGCTCTCCCTCAGATACTTGGTCGAACTGGGGTATAGCTCCAGGAAAGCCAGATTGGGCTGTCAATAGCGAGGAGTTTGGTAGGCTAAGGAGATCATCATCATTTGAGCTTGCCAACAATGGGGAAGAGCCTGATCTCTCTTGGGTCCAATCTCTTGTCAAAGAATCACCACAGGAAGCTAAGAACAAATCTGCATCTCGAGTATCAGGCCTTACAGTTTCTGATGCAGATATCACCGAAGGCTCAACCTCTGGTTCCCAGATTGAACAATATGATCAACTTGGTGCATGGATGGAGCAAATGAAGCTCGATCAGCTTATAGCTCGGTAA
- the LOC125866356 gene encoding 1-acyl-sn-glycerol-3-phosphate acyltransferase 2-like, whose product MAIAAAAVIVPMGIIFFISGLFINLIQAACFLLIRPFSKNIYRRINRIFAELLWLELVWLVDWRAGVEIKLYMDPETFRLMGKEHALLIANHRSDIDWLVGWVLAQRSGCLGSALAVMKKSSKFLPVLGWSMWFSEYLFLERSWAKDENTIKSGLQRLRDYPQPFWLALFVEGTRFTQAKLLAAQEYAASAGLPVPKNVLIPRTKGFVAAVSHMRSFVPAIYDVTFAMPKSSPAPTMLRIFKGQSSVVHVHIKRHEMKDLPENDEATAQWCRDIFLAKDKLLDKHIAEDTFGEQQLQNVGRPVKSFVVIVSWACIVLFGAIKFLHSTALLSSWKGVAISAALLAVVTLLMQILIRFSQSERSTPAKPSIVSQHSTNGQQKQH is encoded by the exons ATGGCTATTGCAGCAGCAGCTGTAATCGTCCCTATGGGCATTATATTCTTCATCTCTGGCCTCTTCATCAATCTCATACAG GCTGCTTGCTTTCTCTTAATACGACCATTTTCGAAGAACATATACAGGAGGATTAATAGAATTTTTGCAGAACTTTTATGGCTGGAGCTTGTTTGGTTAGTTGATTGGCGGGCTGGTGTAGAG ATTAAACTGTACATGGACCCAGAAACTTTTAGATTAATGG GTAAAGAACATGCCCTGCTGATAGCGAATCACAGAAGTGACATTGATTGGCTTGTTGGATGGGTCTTAGCACAG CGATCCGGTTGCCTTGGTAGCGCATTAGCTGTTATGAAGAAATCTTCAAAATTTCTTCCT GTACTTGGTTGGTCAATGTGGTTTTCCGAGTACCTATTCCTTGAAAGAAGTTGGGCCAAGGATGAAAACACGATAAAG TCAGGTCTTCAACGGCTACGAGATTACCCTCAACCTTTCTGGCTGGCACTTTTCGTTGAAGGCACTCGTTTTACACAGGCAAAGCTTTTGGCTGCTCAAGAATATGCAGCCTCAGCAGGGCTACCTGTTCCGAAGAATGTGTTAATTCCTCGTACCAAG GGATTTGTCGCAGCAGTAAGTCATATGCGCTCATTTGTTCCAGCTATTTATGATGTTACATTTGCCATGCCTAAAAGCTCACCAGCGCCAACAATGTTGCGAATCTTCAAGGGTCAATCTTCTGTG GTTCATGTGCACATCAAACGCCACGAGATGAAGGATCTACCAGAAAATGATGAAGCCACAGCTCAATGGTGTAGAGATATCTTTCTGGCCAAG GACAAACTGCTGGACAAACATATTGCTGAAGACACCTTCGGAGAACAACAGCTGCAGAATGTTGGCCGTCCAGTGAAATCCTTCGTG GTTATTGTATCTTGGGCATGTATTGTCTTATTTGGTGCTATAAAATTCTTACACTCAACAGCACTGTTGTCTTCATGGAAGGGTGTTGCAATTTCAGCTGCACTGTTAGCTGTTGTTACACTACTTATGCAAATCTTGATTAGATTTTCTCAGTCAGAACGCTCAACACCAGCCAAGCCAAGTATTGTTAGCCAGCATTCAACAAATGGACAACAAAAACAACACTAA